The following proteins are co-located in the Lycium ferocissimum isolate CSIRO_LF1 unplaced genomic scaffold, AGI_CSIRO_Lferr_CH_V1 ctg15058, whole genome shotgun sequence genome:
- the LOC132042403 gene encoding uncharacterized protein LOC132042403 → MKKTFVFVQKQGEDKCDVCSASITDGPEGEVVNTLLSNLNDSQANAVLISLDTLKCHHKPSVELIWGPPGTGKTKTTSVMLFILLKMKYRTLTCAPTNVAIKEVASRLVKLIKESFKNLSAEIDIVCPLGDVLLFGNKDRLKFGQGIEEIYLDYRVDRLVECLGPVTGWKHCISSTSGFLEDCISQYHIYVDNELIKVKELADQEEARKEKEKISSLIDFARFRFNSTASSLRKCMVMFCTHLPLCFIREETFEKMVRLIYILDCLERMLFQENVGSKEVAEIFSCEISSEAFLGELSLPCLRSQCLVLLKDVRQSLGKLSLPSAMGMESIREFCIQMASLVFCTASSSYKLHSMDIKCYTLF, encoded by the coding sequence atgaaaaaGACATTTGTTTTTGTGCAGAAACAGGGGGAGGATAAATGTGACGTTTGTTCTGCATCCATTACTGATGGACCTGAAGGAGAAGTTGTTAACACTCTGCTGTCTAACTTGAATGATTCGCAGGCTAATGCAGTCTTGATCTCTCTTGATACATTGAAGTGTCACCACAAGCCTTCGGTGGAACTCATATGGGGTCCACCTGGTACGGGAAAGACTAAGACAACCAGTGTCATGCTCTTCATACTATTGAAAATGAAGTATAGAACTCTTACTTGTGCCCCAACAAATGTAGCAATAAAAGAAGTAGCTTCACGGTTGGTTAAGCTGATCAAAGAGTCATTTAAAAATCTTTCTGCGGAAATAGATATTGTTTGTCCTCTGGGTGATGTTCTCTTATTCGGGAATAAGGACCGGCTAAAATTTGGTCAAGGTATTGAGGAGATTTACCTTGATTATCGTGTTGATAGGCTGGTGGAGTGCCTTGGACCGGTGACTGGTTGGAAACACTGTATAAGTTCCACGAGCGGGTTTCTTGAAGATTGCATTtctcaatatcacatatacgtgGACAATGAGTTGATCAAAGTTAAGGAACTTGCTGATCAAGAGGAAGCtcggaaggaaaaagaaaaaatcagcTCATTGATTGATTTTGCTAGATTCCGGTTTAATTCTACAGCTTCATCTTTGAGAAAATGCATGGTAATGTTCTGTACTCATCTACCCTTATGTTTTATTAGGGAGGAGACTTTTGAAAAAATGGTACGCCTTATCTACATACTTGATTGTTTGGAGAGAATGTTATTTCAAGAGAATGTTGGATCTAAAGAAGTGGCGGAAATATTTTCATGTGAAATCTCTTCCGAGGCATTTTTGGGTGAGTTGTCTTTACCGTGTTTGAGAAGCCAGTGCCTCGTTCTTCTGAAAGATGTTCGCCAATCTCTCGGTAAACTGAGTCTTCCTAGTGCAATGGGTATGGAGTCGATTAGAGAGTTCTGTATACAAATGGCTTCCTTGGTCTTCTGTACGGCTTCTAGTTCGTATAAGCTTCATTCAATGGATATCAagtgttataccctattttaa